One Brachybacterium kimchii genomic window carries:
- a CDS encoding LacI family DNA-binding transcriptional regulator — translation MTTTSRRPSMLDVAARAGVSYQTVSRVLNEPSIVRPETRDRVLEAIVELGYARNRAARALKTTRSALVGVLSDGSSLFGPAETTAAIERAAREAGYSTLLATVAPGEPHAQVASDLVGSGVDGIIVVAGHDGMTPVAEAAARTTPVLSVSSGPLDAAGVEVVGVDQASGARAVITHLADQGMRRIVHVPGPVDWFDARARRRGTEETLTDIGADGECTDPGDWSARSGYRIGTKLAARALPDAIFAANDLMAIGILRALRERGIEVPRDVALVGFDDIEGATYTTPSLTSVAQPFAQLGRAAMHRLLSRLEDGAGAADAPGGTDGVDGTDGADRPDGPPTALAPELVVRESSLRPL, via the coding sequence ATGACGACGACCTCGCGCCGCCCCTCGATGCTCGATGTCGCGGCGCGCGCCGGGGTCTCGTACCAGACGGTCTCGCGAGTGCTCAACGAGCCGTCGATCGTGCGTCCGGAGACCCGCGACCGCGTGCTCGAGGCGATCGTGGAGCTCGGGTACGCGCGCAATCGCGCGGCCCGGGCACTGAAGACCACCCGCTCGGCACTCGTCGGCGTGCTGTCGGACGGCTCCTCGCTGTTCGGCCCCGCGGAGACCACCGCGGCGATCGAGCGGGCCGCGCGCGAGGCCGGCTACTCGACCCTTCTCGCGACCGTCGCCCCTGGTGAGCCGCACGCGCAGGTCGCCTCGGACCTCGTCGGCTCCGGGGTCGACGGGATCATCGTGGTCGCCGGGCACGACGGCATGACGCCCGTGGCCGAGGCCGCGGCCCGCACCACGCCCGTGCTCTCGGTGTCCTCCGGCCCCTTGGACGCGGCGGGCGTGGAGGTCGTCGGCGTGGACCAGGCGAGCGGCGCCCGCGCGGTCATCACGCACCTGGCCGACCAGGGCATGCGCCGGATCGTGCACGTGCCGGGCCCCGTCGACTGGTTCGACGCGCGCGCTCGGCGCCGCGGCACCGAGGAGACGCTCACGGACATCGGGGCCGACGGCGAGTGCACGGACCCCGGCGACTGGTCGGCGCGCTCGGGATACCGGATCGGCACGAAGCTCGCCGCGCGAGCGCTCCCGGACGCGATCTTTGCCGCGAACGACCTGATGGCGATCGGGATCCTGCGCGCCCTGCGCGAGCGCGGCATCGAGGTGCCCCGAGACGTCGCCCTCGTCGGCTTCGACGACATCGAGGGCGCCACCTACACCACGCCCTCGCTCACCTCCGTCGCCCAGCCCTTCGCGCAGCTCGGCCGGGCAGCGATGCACCGGCTGCTCTCGCGGCTCGAGGACGGGGCAGGCGCAGCGGACGCGCCAGGCGGGACGGACGGAGTCGACGGGACGGACGGAGCGGACAGGCCCGACGGACCCCCCACCGCGCTCGCGCCGGAGCTCGTCGTTCGGGAATCGAGCCTCCGGCCCCTCTGA
- the chvE gene encoding multiple monosaccharide ABC transporter substrate-binding protein — translation MTSSHPVPSRRTFLAGAGSLGAIAALAACSGGGAGSSGPDTEADPKDQTIGVAMPTQTYERWVQDGANIKKSLEKEGYKVTLQYADDDIPTQSQQIDQMVTQGVAALIIASIDGSALTSQLDAAKAAGIPVISYDRLLTNSENVDFYVTFDNYKVGVTQANSLLFGLGLLDEKFKKASDAPKGPLNIELFAGSLDDNNAHLFWKGAIDTLQPYMDDGVLEVPSKQTDIDQCAIQRWEQETAQKRMENLLTTHYKGDKKLDGVLAPADPLSRGIINALQNDGRGDTIKDGLPIITGQDAEIASIKLIADGVQFSTIFKDTRKLADQAVVAAKAYLEGKEPEANDTKTYDNGSKVVPSYLLPVEMVLESNYEKILVDSGYYTEEQVEKGQA, via the coding sequence ATGACCAGCAGCCATCCCGTGCCCAGCAGGCGCACGTTCCTCGCCGGCGCCGGCTCGCTCGGCGCGATCGCCGCCCTCGCGGCATGCTCCGGCGGTGGCGCCGGGTCCTCGGGCCCCGACACCGAGGCCGACCCCAAGGACCAGACCATCGGCGTGGCCATGCCCACCCAGACCTACGAGCGCTGGGTCCAGGACGGCGCGAACATCAAGAAGTCCCTCGAGAAGGAGGGCTACAAGGTCACCCTCCAGTACGCCGACGACGACATCCCCACCCAGTCCCAGCAGATCGACCAGATGGTCACCCAGGGCGTCGCCGCCCTGATCATCGCCTCGATCGACGGCTCGGCCCTGACCAGCCAGCTCGACGCCGCGAAGGCCGCCGGGATCCCCGTGATCTCCTACGACCGCCTCCTCACCAACAGCGAGAACGTCGACTTCTACGTCACCTTCGACAACTACAAGGTGGGCGTCACCCAGGCGAACTCCCTGCTCTTCGGGCTCGGTCTGCTCGACGAGAAGTTCAAGAAGGCCTCCGACGCCCCGAAGGGTCCGCTGAACATCGAGCTGTTCGCCGGCTCGCTCGACGACAACAACGCCCACCTGTTCTGGAAGGGCGCGATCGACACCCTGCAGCCGTACATGGACGACGGCGTGCTCGAGGTGCCCTCGAAGCAGACCGACATCGACCAGTGCGCCATCCAGCGCTGGGAGCAGGAGACCGCACAGAAACGCATGGAGAACCTGCTGACCACGCACTACAAGGGCGACAAGAAGCTCGACGGTGTCCTCGCCCCGGCCGACCCGCTCTCGCGCGGCATCATCAACGCCCTGCAGAACGACGGCCGCGGCGACACCATCAAGGACGGCCTGCCGATCATCACCGGCCAGGACGCCGAGATCGCCTCGATCAAGCTCATCGCCGACGGCGTGCAGTTCTCGACGATCTTCAAGGACACCCGCAAGCTCGCCGACCAGGCCGTGGTCGCCGCGAAGGCGTACCTCGAGGGCAAGGAGCCGGAGGCGAACGACACCAAGACCTACGACAACGGCTCGAAGGTCGTCCCCTCCTACCTGCTGCCCGTCGAGATGGTGCTCGAGTCCAACTACGAGAAGATCCTCGTCGACTCCGGCTACTACACGGAGGAGCAGGTCGAGAAGGGCCAGGCCTGA
- the mmsA gene encoding multiple monosaccharide ABC transporter ATP-binding protein: MNDSILEMRSITKRFPGVTALSDVSLSVREGEIHGICGENGAGKSTLMKVLSGVEPAGTYDGEIHFRGRPMSFHSINDSEAEGIVIIHQELALVPHLTIAENIFLGNERSRGGVISWGETNSEALRLLRRVGLDENPVTPVGQLGVGKQQLVEIAKALSKNVSLLILDEPTAALNDDDSEHLLGLIRGLRDEQGVTSIIISHKLGEIAEIADTTTVIRDGSTIETIDMHGGGASGRGLIPRIIKGMVGRDMDSMFPERSVEIGEEVLRIEDWHVTHPTQPDRTLVDGVSITARAGEVVGIAGLMGAGRTELAMSVFGRSYGREISGRVFMHGRPANVRGVADAIGSGIAYVSEDRKRYGLNLIQDVRRNISAAALGKVSRSGWIDGNQEISVAERYRKSLNIKTPTVLSRVGQLSGGNQQKVALSKWLFTEPDVLILDEPTRGVDVGAKYEIYTLINELAEQGKAIVVISSELPEVMGLADRIYTLSAGRITGEVSAADATQEHLMELMTMERE, from the coding sequence ATGAACGACAGCATCCTCGAGATGCGCTCCATCACCAAGCGCTTCCCCGGCGTCACCGCCCTGAGCGACGTCTCCCTGAGCGTCCGCGAGGGCGAGATCCACGGGATCTGCGGCGAGAACGGGGCAGGGAAGTCCACGCTCATGAAGGTGCTCTCGGGCGTCGAGCCCGCCGGCACCTACGACGGCGAGATCCACTTCCGCGGCCGCCCCATGAGCTTCCACTCGATCAACGACTCCGAGGCCGAGGGGATCGTGATCATCCACCAGGAGCTCGCCCTGGTGCCTCACCTGACCATCGCCGAGAACATCTTCCTGGGCAACGAGCGCTCCCGCGGGGGCGTCATCAGCTGGGGCGAGACGAACTCGGAGGCGCTCAGGCTGCTGCGCCGCGTGGGCCTCGACGAGAACCCGGTGACGCCGGTCGGCCAGCTCGGCGTCGGCAAGCAGCAGCTCGTCGAGATCGCCAAGGCGCTCTCGAAGAACGTGAGCCTGCTGATCCTCGACGAGCCCACCGCCGCGCTGAACGACGACGACTCCGAGCACCTGCTCGGCCTCATCCGCGGTCTGCGCGACGAGCAGGGCGTCACCTCGATCATCATCTCCCACAAGCTCGGTGAGATCGCCGAGATCGCCGACACCACCACCGTCATCCGCGACGGGTCGACCATCGAGACCATCGACATGCACGGCGGGGGAGCGTCGGGCCGCGGCCTCATCCCGCGCATCATCAAGGGGATGGTCGGGCGGGACATGGACAGCATGTTCCCCGAGCGCAGCGTCGAGATCGGCGAGGAGGTGCTGCGCATCGAGGACTGGCACGTCACCCACCCGACCCAGCCCGACCGCACCCTCGTCGACGGGGTCTCGATCACCGCGCGCGCCGGTGAGGTCGTCGGCATCGCCGGCCTCATGGGCGCGGGCCGCACCGAGCTCGCGATGAGCGTGTTCGGCCGCTCCTACGGGCGCGAGATCAGCGGGAGGGTGTTCATGCACGGGCGCCCCGCGAACGTGCGCGGCGTGGCCGATGCGATCGGCAGCGGCATCGCGTACGTCAGCGAGGACCGCAAGCGCTACGGGCTGAACCTCATCCAGGACGTGCGGCGCAACATCAGCGCCGCGGCGCTGGGCAAGGTCTCCCGCTCGGGCTGGATCGACGGCAACCAGGAGATCTCCGTCGCCGAGCGCTACCGGAAGTCGCTGAACATCAAGACGCCGACGGTGCTCTCGCGCGTCGGCCAGCTCTCCGGCGGCAACCAGCAGAAGGTCGCGCTCAGCAAGTGGCTGTTCACCGAGCCCGACGTGCTGATCCTCGACGAGCCCACCCGCGGCGTCGACGTCGGCGCGAAGTACGAGATCTACACGCTGATCAACGAGCTCGCGGAGCAGGGGAAGGCGATCGTCGTGATCTCCTCCGAGCTGCCCGAGGTGATGGGGCTCGCCGATCGCATCTACACACTGTCCGCCGGCCGCATCACCGGTGAGGTGAGCGCCGCGGACGCCACGCAGGAGCACCTGATGGAGCTCATGACCATGGAGAGGGAGTGA
- the mmsB gene encoding multiple monosaccharide ABC transporter permease — MAGTSDIKDLLTRNVRQSGIYIAFVFIVLLFTVLTRGALLSPGNLTNLILQYSYILILAIGMVLIIVAGHIDLSVGSVVAFTGSVAAVVVIQHGLPWWLGILAALGVGILVGLWQGFWVAIVGIPAFIVTLAGMLIFRGMTMQTLGNVSLSPFPEAYQKIAGGFLNGLLGGPGYDVFTLVVAAAVVIVFALQQWRARLAKLRYDQAVEALWIFAVKVAVVAVIVMAFAWQIANARGLPMVLILLAALILIYSFVSQQTVFGRHVYAMGGNLQAARLSGVKTRLVNMMLFVNMGLLSAIAGIVYSARSNSAQPGAGNMFELDAIAAAFIGGAAVSGGVGKVQGAIIGGLIMAVMSNGMQIMGIGQSTQSIVRGVVLILAVAFDVYNKKRAGAEG, encoded by the coding sequence ATGGCCGGAACCTCCGATATCAAGGACCTGCTCACCAGGAACGTCCGCCAGAGCGGCATCTACATCGCGTTCGTGTTCATCGTGCTGCTGTTCACGGTGCTCACCCGCGGCGCGCTGCTGAGCCCGGGCAACCTCACGAACCTGATCCTGCAGTACTCCTACATCCTGATCCTCGCGATCGGGATGGTGCTCATCATCGTCGCCGGGCACATCGACCTCTCGGTCGGCTCGGTCGTCGCGTTCACCGGCTCGGTCGCCGCCGTGGTCGTCATCCAGCACGGACTGCCGTGGTGGCTGGGGATCCTCGCGGCCCTCGGCGTCGGCATCCTGGTGGGACTGTGGCAGGGATTCTGGGTCGCGATCGTCGGGATCCCGGCGTTCATCGTGACCCTCGCGGGCATGCTCATCTTCCGCGGCATGACCATGCAGACTCTGGGCAACGTGTCGCTCTCGCCGTTCCCCGAGGCGTACCAGAAGATCGCCGGCGGCTTCCTCAACGGCCTCTTGGGCGGGCCCGGGTACGACGTGTTCACGCTGGTCGTCGCGGCCGCCGTCGTGATCGTGTTCGCGCTCCAGCAGTGGCGGGCGCGCCTCGCGAAGCTGCGCTACGACCAGGCCGTCGAGGCGCTGTGGATCTTCGCGGTCAAGGTCGCCGTCGTCGCCGTCATCGTGATGGCCTTCGCCTGGCAGATCGCCAACGCCCGCGGCCTGCCCATGGTGCTGATCCTGCTGGCCGCGCTGATCCTCATCTACTCCTTCGTCAGCCAGCAGACCGTCTTCGGCCGGCACGTCTACGCCATGGGCGGGAACCTGCAGGCCGCACGCCTCTCCGGTGTGAAGACGCGCCTGGTGAACATGATGCTGTTCGTGAACATGGGCCTGCTCTCCGCGATCGCCGGCATCGTCTACTCGGCACGCTCGAACTCGGCGCAGCCGGGCGCGGGCAACATGTTCGAGCTCGACGCGATCGCGGCCGCGTTCATCGGCGGCGCCGCCGTCAGCGGCGGTGTGGGCAAGGTGCAGGGCGCCATCATCGGCGGCCTGATCATGGCGGTCATGTCCAACGGCATGCAGATCATGGGCATCGGCCAGTCCACCCAGTCGATCGTGCGCGGCGTGGTGCTGATCCTCGCCGTCGCCTTCGACGTCTACAACAAGAAGCGCGCCGGCGCCGAGGGGTGA
- a CDS encoding carbohydrate ABC transporter permease encodes MTTTTATTSTPGRAGRSGVGGAISAAAPPARPSGAGISGRTFTIVTWIVLVVFAVIWLIPSLFALKTSLSENGVAALGANEILSHWYPTLHSYSTLFGAGDIWNWYLASAITGIITTLLTVVFASMAAFALSRMRFRGRTTVMLMILLGIMIPSQVLIVPIFEMLGAANLLNTYWAVIFPQVPAVISVFIFKQFFDGIPRELEEAARIDGAGLWKIYWSVIMPLSRPVIAAVAILTFVGVWNNLLLPLFVLTNPNLMTIPVGLATVQGSFGQRFADIQAGAILAALPLVLLYLVFQRQIVEGVAGTGLKG; translated from the coding sequence ATGACCACGACCACCGCGACCACCTCCACCCCCGGGCGCGCGGGCCGATCCGGCGTGGGCGGCGCGATCTCCGCCGCCGCTCCCCCGGCCCGGCCCTCGGGCGCCGGCATCAGCGGACGCACCTTCACGATCGTCACCTGGATCGTACTGGTCGTGTTCGCGGTGATCTGGCTGATCCCGAGCCTGTTCGCGCTGAAGACCTCGCTGTCCGAGAACGGTGTGGCGGCGCTCGGCGCGAACGAGATCCTCTCCCACTGGTACCCGACCCTGCACTCGTACTCGACGCTCTTCGGCGCGGGCGACATCTGGAACTGGTACCTCGCCAGCGCGATCACCGGCATCATCACGACGCTCCTCACCGTCGTCTTCGCCTCGATGGCCGCCTTCGCGCTCTCCCGGATGCGCTTCCGCGGACGCACCACCGTGATGCTGATGATCCTGCTGGGCATCATGATCCCCAGCCAGGTGCTCATCGTGCCGATCTTCGAGATGCTGGGCGCCGCGAACCTGCTGAACACCTACTGGGCGGTGATCTTCCCGCAGGTCCCCGCGGTCATCTCGGTGTTCATCTTCAAGCAGTTCTTCGACGGCATCCCCCGCGAGCTCGAGGAGGCCGCGCGCATCGACGGCGCCGGGCTGTGGAAGATCTACTGGTCGGTGATCATGCCGCTCTCGCGCCCCGTGATCGCCGCTGTCGCGATCCTCACCTTCGTGGGCGTGTGGAACAACCTGCTGCTGCCGCTGTTCGTCCTCACCAACCCGAACCTGATGACGATCCCCGTGGGCCTCGCGACGGTGCAGGGCAGCTTCGGCCAGCGCTTCGCCGACATCCAGGCCGGCGCGATCCTCGCCGCCCTCCCCCTGGTGCTGCTCTACCTGGTCTTCCAGCGCCAGATCGTCGAGGGCGTGGCCGGGACCGGGCTGAAGGGCTGA
- a CDS encoding carbohydrate ABC transporter permease, translating to MTSATTTPNVPSAPNSPAAASAAAPARRAGRGGRPSDRGTGPGAWLFLAPFGLFYLAFLLGPTIWMFVASFFNTSLVHRGLGSFAGLDNYVEMFSRADFWSSLWHTLQFTLYTVPPLVILAFVFAVLTNRLQRGQWFFRLAFFLPFILPSATISLIWVFIFTPATGLFASVQSLLGFTPGSGILADPKSAMVGVAIATVWWTIGFNFILYLAGLQDIPRELYEAAAVDGASTWQQIRHVTIPLLRRTTTLVILLQIIASLKIFDQVYLMTNGGPGISTQVSLGLITGTAFTDNRIGAASAASVLLFIIIVAIAVIREIVERVAARRDQEA from the coding sequence ATGACCAGTGCAACGACGACGCCGAACGTCCCGTCGGCGCCGAACTCCCCGGCGGCCGCGAGCGCGGCCGCTCCGGCCCGCCGAGCCGGTCGCGGCGGACGACCCTCCGACCGCGGCACCGGCCCGGGCGCCTGGCTGTTCCTCGCGCCGTTCGGGCTCTTCTACCTGGCGTTCCTGCTGGGGCCGACGATCTGGATGTTCGTCGCAAGCTTCTTCAACACCTCGCTGGTCCACCGCGGCCTGGGCAGCTTCGCGGGCCTCGACAACTACGTGGAGATGTTCTCGCGCGCGGACTTCTGGTCCTCCCTCTGGCACACCCTGCAGTTCACGCTGTACACCGTGCCGCCGCTGGTGATCCTCGCGTTCGTCTTCGCGGTGCTCACCAACCGCCTGCAGCGGGGCCAGTGGTTCTTCCGCCTCGCCTTCTTCCTGCCGTTCATCCTGCCCTCGGCGACGATCTCCCTGATCTGGGTCTTCATCTTCACGCCGGCCACGGGCCTCTTCGCGAGCGTGCAGTCGCTGCTCGGCTTCACCCCGGGCTCGGGGATCCTCGCCGATCCCAAGAGCGCGATGGTGGGCGTCGCGATCGCGACGGTGTGGTGGACCATCGGGTTCAACTTCATCCTCTACCTCGCGGGGCTGCAGGACATCCCGCGCGAGCTCTACGAGGCCGCGGCCGTCGACGGCGCGAGCACCTGGCAGCAGATCCGGCACGTGACGATCCCGCTGTTGCGCCGCACCACGACGCTCGTCATCCTGCTACAGATCATCGCGAGCCTGAAGATCTTCGACCAGGTCTATCTGATGACCAACGGCGGTCCGGGCATCTCCACCCAGGTCAGCCTGGGCCTGATCACCGGCACCGCCTTCACCGACAACCGCATCGGCGCCGCGTCAGCCGCCTCGGTGCTGCTGTTCATCATCATCGTCGCCATCGCCGTGATCCGCGAGATCGTCGAGCGCGTGGCCGCCCGTCGCGACCAGGAGGCCTGA
- a CDS encoding ABC transporter substrate-binding protein, which translates to MRVRTPLGSAGRRPVGRRTLLGSTAVLGASAALAGCGGPLGAGLVGGEVAPETLVFWNLFGGGDGGRMQDMEKVYEKAHGGSSSLQATTFAWGNPYYSKVTLATVGNQPPDVAVAHLTRAKPLWDGGILDPISEDDLASVGLKTSDFNEKAWSAQVTDGKNIAIPLDTHPFVMFFNHEVMDKAGLLESDGSLTDLSGVDTFESALEEIKGVTGSEALTSANVSETATPWRLFWSLYNQYEDATPFLSDGGAKITVDEDIYTDITARLQKWVEKGWLNRGIDYAGSQTQMATGKAGIYLQGEWEISTFQSIEGLKFGMAPIPTLFDRPAAQADSHTFILPKKDRTPEQLTQALGFIKSMLTESMTWAEGGHVPAYLPTYDSAEYKKLTPQSDYASAAENAYYDDAAWYGGSGSTFEATVGAQLALVQQGSTTPEGALSAIRGQLQTYLDPPSPL; encoded by the coding sequence ATGCGTGTGCGCACGCCCCTCGGCTCTGCCGGCCGACGTCCCGTCGGCCGCCGCACCCTCCTCGGCTCGACCGCCGTGCTCGGCGCGTCCGCCGCGCTGGCCGGCTGCGGCGGGCCCCTCGGCGCGGGCCTCGTGGGCGGCGAGGTCGCCCCCGAGACCCTGGTGTTCTGGAACCTGTTCGGCGGCGGCGACGGCGGCCGCATGCAGGACATGGAGAAGGTCTACGAGAAGGCCCACGGCGGGTCCTCCTCGCTGCAGGCCACGACGTTCGCCTGGGGCAATCCGTACTACTCCAAGGTCACGCTCGCGACCGTCGGCAACCAGCCGCCCGACGTCGCGGTCGCCCACCTCACCCGCGCGAAGCCCCTGTGGGACGGCGGCATCCTCGATCCCATCAGCGAGGACGACCTCGCGAGCGTGGGCCTGAAGACCTCGGACTTCAACGAGAAGGCCTGGAGCGCGCAGGTCACCGACGGCAAGAACATCGCGATCCCGCTCGACACCCACCCGTTCGTCATGTTCTTCAACCACGAGGTGATGGACAAGGCCGGACTGCTCGAGTCCGACGGCTCCCTCACCGACCTCTCGGGCGTGGACACCTTCGAGTCCGCCCTCGAGGAGATCAAGGGCGTCACCGGATCGGAGGCCCTGACCTCCGCGAACGTGAGCGAGACCGCGACGCCGTGGCGACTGTTCTGGTCGCTGTACAACCAGTACGAGGACGCCACCCCGTTCCTCTCCGACGGGGGCGCGAAGATCACCGTCGACGAGGACATCTACACGGACATCACGGCGCGCCTGCAGAAGTGGGTCGAGAAGGGCTGGCTGAACCGCGGCATCGACTACGCGGGATCCCAGACGCAGATGGCGACGGGCAAGGCCGGCATCTACCTGCAGGGCGAGTGGGAGATCAGCACCTTCCAGTCGATCGAGGGCCTGAAGTTCGGTATGGCGCCCATCCCCACCCTGTTCGACCGCCCCGCCGCACAGGCCGACTCCCACACCTTCATCCTGCCGAAGAAGGACCGCACGCCCGAGCAGCTGACGCAGGCGCTCGGATTCATCAAGTCGATGCTGACCGAGTCGATGACCTGGGCGGAGGGCGGGCACGTCCCCGCCTACCTGCCCACCTACGACAGCGCGGAGTACAAGAAGCTCACACCGCAGTCGGACTACGCCTCCGCCGCGGAGAACGCCTACTACGACGACGCCGCCTGGTACGGCGGCTCGGGCTCGACCTTCGAGGCGACGGTCGGCGCGCAGCTCGCCCTCGTGCAGCAGGGGTCGACCACTCCGGAGGGCGCGCTGAGCGCCATCCGCGGCCAGCTCCAGACCTACCTCGACCCGCCCAGCCCGCTCTGA
- a CDS encoding LacI family DNA-binding transcriptional regulator, translating into MPPSTRRARRRPPTLRDVAEIADVSIKTVSNVVHDYPHVRESTRTRVQEAIAATGYRPQLAAQQLRTGASGIVTLAVPSLNFSYFSNLAQTFIDEAQGRGRTVVLHTTSAGRDEEIEVLRGFRRRLGDGVIFNPMQVGEDYLAQMEHVDQPTVFIGEHLSDTHLPPGSDYVRIDNTRATADATAHLLERGRRRLAFVGAMETTDPAPHSSSGLRIEGFRQALWRHDLDPSRAPIEEVADWHRADGHTAAHRLLDAHPHLDGLVCGNDEIALGALAGLRDRGRAVPGDVAVVGYDDSPEALFAHPPLTTIRPDKPFLVKAALDMLIERINGYEGAPRTITAPHELVVRGSTPEG; encoded by the coding sequence ATGCCACCGTCCACCCGCCGCGCACGGCGCCGACCGCCCACGCTGCGCGACGTCGCCGAGATCGCGGACGTCTCCATCAAGACGGTGTCCAACGTCGTCCACGACTACCCGCACGTGCGGGAGTCCACCCGCACCCGCGTGCAGGAGGCGATCGCGGCGACCGGCTATCGCCCCCAGCTCGCCGCCCAGCAGCTGCGCACCGGCGCGAGCGGCATCGTCACCCTCGCGGTCCCCTCCCTGAACTTCAGCTACTTCTCGAACCTCGCGCAGACCTTCATCGACGAGGCCCAGGGCCGGGGCCGCACCGTCGTCCTGCACACCACCTCCGCGGGCCGGGACGAGGAGATCGAGGTGCTGCGCGGCTTCCGGCGGAGACTGGGCGACGGCGTCATCTTCAACCCCATGCAGGTGGGCGAGGACTACCTCGCGCAGATGGAGCACGTGGACCAGCCCACCGTGTTCATCGGCGAGCACCTCTCCGACACGCATCTGCCGCCCGGATCCGACTACGTCCGGATCGACAACACGCGGGCCACCGCCGACGCCACCGCCCACCTGCTCGAGCGCGGCCGACGCCGCCTCGCCTTCGTGGGCGCCATGGAGACCACCGACCCCGCGCCCCACAGCTCCTCCGGGCTGCGCATCGAGGGCTTCCGCCAGGCGCTGTGGCGCCACGACCTCGACCCCTCGCGGGCACCCATCGAGGAGGTCGCGGACTGGCATCGGGCCGACGGGCACACGGCGGCGCACCGTCTGCTGGACGCGCACCCGCACCTCGACGGCCTGGTGTGCGGCAACGACGAGATCGCCCTCGGCGCGCTCGCCGGGCTGCGCGACCGCGGCCGCGCCGTCCCGGGCGACGTCGCCGTGGTCGGCTACGACGACAGCCCCGAGGCGCTCTTCGCCCACCCTCCGCTCACGACCATCCGGCCGGACAAGCCGTTCCTGGTCAAGGCCGCTCTCGACATGCTCATCGAGCGGATCAACGGCTACGAGGGAGCTCCGCGCACGATCACCGCGCCGCACGAGCTCGTGGTCCGCGGGAGCACGCCGGAGGGCTGA